The following are encoded together in the Phragmites australis chromosome 19, lpPhrAust1.1, whole genome shotgun sequence genome:
- the LOC133899915 gene encoding probable glycosyltransferase 6, whose protein sequence is MASSEAAAFCVSASAGKGGAAAGAPRPHGRLVLPAGRAREALAFAAGAVGAAILLLASASVLAPAPVPNLVAFPSPASSFSAAAAAARDAVGVVGVGKGPSTFYDDPAVSYAVNRRVTGWDAKRAAWLRSRGLDGAAVAGRVVMVSGSQAEPCRGSGGDHLLLRFLKNKLDYCRLHGIELLYNTALLEPSMVAYWAKIPAVRAAMLAHPEAEWVWWVDADAVLTDMDFSLPLDKYSGHNLVVYGWEKEVYEARSWVGLNAGVFLIRNCQWSLDLMEAWARMGPASPEYTEWGKTLRETLAGKANDESDDQSALVYLLLKHRDRWGNQTYLETGYYFQGYWAEIVDRLGGVAARYEAVERGRGVARDAARGLRRRHAEREHLRYAAARNAAVRRAGVPGPDGGGQSGWRRPFITHFTGCQPCGGRPNMMYSRKRCADGIRRALGFADDQVLRAYGFRHAGPLSDSVRPLPFGYPAAR, encoded by the coding sequence ATGGCATCATCGGAGGCCGCGGCGTTCTGCGTCTCGGCGTCCGCGGGCAagggcggcgccgccgcgggGGCGCCGAGGCCGCACGGGCGCCTCGTGCTCCCGGCCGGGCGCGCGCGCGAGGCGCTGGCGTTCGCGGCGGGCGCCGTGGGGGCCGCGATCCTGCTCCTGGCTTCCGCGTCCGTCCTCGCGCCCGCGCCCGTGCCCAACCTCGTCGCCTTCCCCTCCCCCGCCTCGTCCttttccgccgccgccgccgccgcgcgcgacGCCGTCGGCGTCGTCGGCGTGGGGAAGGGGCCTAGCACGTTCTACGACGACCCGGCGGTGTCCTACGCCGTCAACCGCCGCGTCACGGGTTGGGACGCCAAGCGCGCGGCGTGGCTGCGCTCGCGCGGGCTCGACGGCGCTGCGGTCGCGGGGCGCGTGGTGATGGTATCCGGGTCGCAGGCGGAGCCGTGCCGCGGCTCCGGCGGCGACCACCTCCTGCTCCGGTTCCTCAAGAACAAGCTCGACTACTGCCGGCTCCACGGGATCGAGCTCCTCTACAACACGGCGCTGCTGGAGCCGTCCATGGTGGCGTACTGGGCCAAGATCCCGGCGGTCCGCGCAGCGATGCTGGCCCACCCGGAGGCGGAGTGGGTCTGGTGGGTCGACGCCGACGCCGTGCTCACCGACATGGATTTCTCCCTCCCGCTTGACAAGTACAGCGGCCACAACCTCGTCGTCTACGGCTGGGAGAAGGAGGTGTACGAGGCGCGGTCGTGGGTGGGGCTCAACGCCGGTGTGTTCCTCATCCGCAACTGCCAGTGGTCACTCGACCTCATGGAGGCGTGGGCGCGGATGGGTCCCGCCTCGCCGGAGTACACCGAGTGGGGGAAGACGCTGAGGGAGACACTCGCCGGCAAGGCCAACGACGAGTCCGACGACCAGTCGGCGCTCGTGTACCTGCTCCTCAAGCACCGGGACCGGTGGGGGAACCAGACCTACCTCGAGACGGGGTACTACTTCCAGGGATACTGGGCCGAGATCGTGGACCGGCTCGGTGGCGTGGCCGCGCGGTACGAGGCCGTCGAGCGGGGCCGCGGCGTCGCCCGCGACGCGGCGAGGGGGCTCCGGCGTCGGCACGCGGAGCGGGAGCACCTGCGGTACGCGGCGGCGAGGAACGCGGCGGTGAGGCGCGCCGGGGTCCCGGGGCCGGACGGTGGCGGGCAGTCCGGGTGGCGGCGGCCGTTCATCACGCACTTCACGGGGTGCCAGCCCTGCGGCGGGAGACCCAACATGATGTACTCCCGCAAGCGGTGCGCCGACGGGATCCGCCGCGCGCTGGGGTTCGCGGACGACCAGGTGCTCCGCGCGTACGGGTTCCGCCACGCGGGCCCGCTCAGCGACAGCGTGCGGCCGCTGCCGTTCGGCTACCCGGCCGCGCGGTGA